From the genome of Synergistetes bacterium HGW-Synergistetes-1, one region includes:
- a CDS encoding riboflavin synthase — protein sequence MFTGLIETIGKVSAIHPRGDVWQLDIEAPKIAGELRIGDSVSISGACSTVVRSDNRSFSIEIMEETRNKTKLGDLKNGSRVNLERAMRLDSRLDGHIVSGHIDGLAKVDKIETYSETMKYFFNAGPDILSGIVHKGSVAIDGISLTVIDVTTDTFSVGIIPTTISETTLSELREGDAVNIETDILGKYITKFLNTRFSDADNGGEMKSSLTWDKLVKYGWV from the coding sequence ATGTTCACCGGACTTATAGAGACTATAGGCAAAGTTTCCGCAATACATCCCAGGGGCGATGTCTGGCAGCTCGATATTGAAGCGCCAAAGATAGCCGGAGAGCTGCGTATCGGCGATTCTGTATCGATCTCAGGTGCGTGCAGCACAGTAGTTAGGTCCGACAACAGATCCTTCAGCATAGAGATAATGGAAGAGACAAGAAATAAAACAAAACTCGGTGACTTAAAAAACGGCTCACGGGTAAACCTTGAAAGGGCTATGAGACTGGATTCAAGACTTGACGGTCACATCGTTTCCGGTCATATTGACGGGCTTGCCAAGGTCGATAAAATAGAAACATATTCCGAGACAATGAAATATTTTTTCAATGCAGGTCCTGATATCCTATCCGGGATCGTTCACAAAGGCTCAGTCGCAATAGACGGAATAAGCCTCACTGTAATAGATGTCACCACGGATACCTTTTCAGTCGGCATCATTCCGACAACTATCTCGGAAACTACACTTTCAGAACTCAGAGAGGGCGATGCCGTAAATATCGAAACAGATATCCTTGGTAAATATATAACAAAATTTTTGAATACTCGTTTTTCCGATGCCGATAATGGCGGAGAGATGAAAAGTTCTCTTACTTGGGATAAACTTGTAAAATATGGTTGGGTCTAG